From Columba livia isolate bColLiv1 breed racing homer chromosome 5, bColLiv1.pat.W.v2, whole genome shotgun sequence, one genomic window encodes:
- the FJX1 gene encoding four-jointed box protein 1, with protein sequence MKRAKRAAPGSLPVLGLLLLAALPALWTVLLRREAATQRELDLEPRSPAGLPPGRWVWGRSSAARGEPGGGGQKTFRALLALPAAGQEEQGGERRFAASGSQPPADTASPVERGIFWSRELEEQVPPGFAEEEAVAWLSAARAARVASLERGGCGRSSNRLARLSDGSRACVRYGINPEQIQGEALSYHLAGVLGIQERLPPMVLALVEARGQQWEPVREELRGSHWVEGAVVSLTRWVDNLTAVVAPAPWGAEAGAGRWLQPLSAGELGVLPPSQLVELVQWSDLILFDYLTANFDRLVSNFFSLQWDPRVMGRATSNLLRAPDGGLVFMDNEAGLVHGYRLLAMWDPYNESLLRSICVFREGTARRVAELHRRRSAAAELRRRYRAREPLWARLGFLSERQAELLQARVDFVHRHIAHCRAQAAVL encoded by the coding sequence ATGAAGAGGGCGAAACGGGCCGCGCCGGGCTCCCTACccgtgctggggctgctgctgctggccgcATTGCCAGCGCTGTGGACGGTGCTGCTGCGGCGGGAAGCGGCGACTCAGCGGGAGCTGGATCTAGAGCCGCGCTCGCCCGCGGGGCTACCCCCCGGGCGGTGGGTCTGGGGGCGCTCCTCGGCGGCGCGGGGCGAGCCCGGCGGCGGTGGGCAGAAAACTTTCCGGGCGCTGCTGGCCCTACCGGCGGCGGGCCAGGAGGAACAGGGCGGCGAACGGCGGTTCGCTGCGTCCGGCTCGCAGCCGCCAGCCGACACCGCCTCTCCGGTGGAGCGGGGCATCTTCTGGAGCCGTGAGCTGGAGGAGCAAGTGCCGCCGGGCTTCGCGGAGGAGGAGGCGGTGGCATGGCTGTCGGCCGCGCGTGCCGCCCGTGTGGCCTCGCTGGAgcggggcggctgcgggcgcAGCTCCAACCGGTTGGCACGGCTGTCGGACGGGAGTCGCGCCTGCGTCCGCTACGGCATCAACCCGGAGCAGATCCAGGGCGAGGCGCTCTCGTACCACCTGGCCGGGGTGCTGGGCATACAGGAACGGCTGCCGCCCATGGTCCTCGCCCTGGTGGAGGCCCGCGGGCAGCAGTGGGAGCCAGTGCGGGAGGAGCTGCGCGGATCGCACTGGGTCGAGGGTGCCGTGGTCAGCCTGACCCGCTGGGTGGACAACCTTACTGCCGTTGTGGCCCCCGCGCCCTGGGGAGCCGAAGCAGGCGCCGGCCGGTGGCTGCAGCCGCTGTCTGCGGGGGAGCTGGGCGTCCTGCCGCCGTCGCAGCTAGTGGAGCTGGTGCAGTGGAGCGATCTGATCCTTTTCGATTATCTGACGGCCAACTTCGACCGTCTGGTCAGCAATTTCTTCAGCCTGCAGTGGGACCCAAGGGTGATGGGCCGCGCCACCAGCAACCTGCTCCGCGCCCCTGATGGCGGGCTCGTCTTTATGGACAACGAGGCGGGGCTGGTACACGGCTACCGCCTCCTCGCCATGTGGGACCCGTACAACGAGTCACTGCTCCGCTCCATCTGCGTTTTCCGCGAGGGCACGGCGCGGCGTGTCGCTGAGCTGCACCGCCGCCGCAGCGCCGCTGCCGAGCTGCGCCGCCGCTACCGGGCGCGGGAGCCGCTCTGGGCGCGCCTCGGCTTCCTCTCGGAGCGGCAGGCCGAGCTGCTGCAGGCCCGCGTTGACTTCGTGCACCGTCACATCGCCCACTGCCGGGCACAGGCCGCCGTGCTTTGA